One stretch of Arachis duranensis cultivar V14167 chromosome 1, aradu.V14167.gnm2.J7QH, whole genome shotgun sequence DNA includes these proteins:
- the LOC107468529 gene encoding protein LEO1 homolog, which produces MGGGGEEKRHQMMQNLFGDQSEEEEEDLDSEHESNPHPDDTAAIDNNSHHYASDEGEGGVEPEVEGEGEAEVDVEGHGEVEIESEGEGDAPDHGESEAERDQTSQEVEVEAADQREEESDARGTDSDAKEEEEEEEEEDDEYGQRVVTSKHRGAVVESGSEENRYHENENENEDEEVDEARSPSGSPREDKDQIRDSAPEIRDVFGDFDDDEEEDGYAVHHDIEHDSNRSPVEEEGYEKGLRPEDILADEDNRYGSEEENYEMKTKEKPLGPPLELEVPLQPPPALPEKMNMIKVSNIMGVDPKPFDPKTYVEEDTFVTDESGAKKRIRLESNIVRWRTVRNPDGTSSYESNARFVRWSDGSLQLLIGNEVLDISVQDAQHDQAHLFLRHGKGILQSQGRLLRKMKFMPSSLSSNSHRLLTALVDSRHKKVYKVKNCITDIDPEREKEEKEKAESQTIRANVLLNRKREKVNRKYPPTVDRRRQLSPGFLEDALDEEDETDYYDSRRSQRRFEDDLELEARAERRIMNAKKSQGPKDIPRKSSMPPAKSSRRPVDYSDEEREESEYETEGEEDERPVSRKRAEDTEPEYEDEEDEEEEHYEEEAQVNDASEEEQEEEEPKQKSKETRGSVKRKGFESDEDSPPRKPTTAKRRMAVVYDSDDE; this is translated from the exons ATGGgtggaggaggagaagagaagCGCCATCAGATGATGCAAAACCTCTTCGGCGATCAGTccgaggaggaagaagaagaccTCGATTCCGAACACGAATCTAATCCCCACCCCGACGACACCGCCGCCATCGACAACAACAGCCACCACTACGCCTCC GACGAAGGCGAGGGAGGTGTGGAGCCCGAGGTTGAGGGGGAAGGAGAAGCTGAGGTGGATGTGGAGGGTCACGGCGAGGTGGAAATCGAGAGCGAAGGGGAGGGGGATGCTCCTGATCACGGAGAGAGCGAAGCCGAGAGGGATCAGACTTCGCAGGAGGTGGAGGTGGAGGCTGCTGAtcagagagaagaagagagcgaTGCCAGAGGCACCGACAGTGACgcgaaggaggaggaagaggaggaagaggaagaagacgaCGAATATGGGCAGAGAGTAGTTACTAGCAAGCACAGGGGCGCCGTCGTTGAGAGCGGATCCGAGGAGAACCGTTACCATGAGAATGAGAATGAGAATGAAGATGAGGAAGTTGATGAAGCTAGGAGTccaag TGGATCTCCCCGAGAGGACAAAGATCAGATTCGTGATTCTGCTCCTGAAATTCGTGATGTATTTGGGGATTTTGACGATGATGAAGAGGAGGATGGATATGCAGTTCATCATGACATTGAACATGACTCAAAT AGATCCCCTGTTGAAGAAGAGGGCTATGAAAAAGGCCTGAGGCCAGAGGATATACTTGCAGATGAAGATAATAGGTATGGGTCAGAAGAGGAAAATTATGAGATGAAAACTAAAGAGAAACCACTTGGGCCACCATTGGAGTTAGAGGTTCCACTGCAACCACCTCCAGCTCTTCCAGAAAAG ATGAACATGATTAAAGTTTCTAATATTATGGGTGTTGACCCAAAACCATTTGATCCTAAAACATATGTGGAAGAGGATACCTTTGTAACTGATGAGTCTGGAGCTAAGAAACGCATACGCTTGGAGAGCAATATTGTGCGATGGAGGACTGTCAGAAATCCTGATGGCACATCATCT TACGAAAGCAATGCTCGCTTTGTGAGGTGGTCTGATGGCAGTTTGCAGTTATTAATTGGGAATGAAGTTCTTGACATATCAGTACAAGATGCACAGCATGATCAGGCACATCTTTTCCTCAGACATGGGAAG GGCATTCTCCAATCACAAGGAAGGTTACTAAGGAAAATGAAGTTTATGCCATCTTCGTTGTCATCAAATTCTCATCGACTGCTGACTGCTCTTGTTGACTCGAGGCACAAGAAAGTTTACAAGGTTAAAAACTGCATTACTGATATTGATCctgagagagagaaggaggaaaaagaaaag GCTGAAAGTCAAACAATCAGGGCTAATGTACTGCTTAATCGTAAGCGTGAGAAGGTTAACAGGAAATATCCTCCAACAGTGGATAGGAGGCGTCAACTATCTCCTGGGTTTTTGGAGGATGCTTTGGATGAG GAGGATGAAACAGATTATTATGATTCTCGTCGATCTCAACGCCGCTTTGAAGATGATTTGGAACTTGAGGCTCGGGCAGAGAGACGAATTATGAATGCCAAAAAG TCGCAGGGACCGAAAGATATTCCTCGCAAATCATCCATGCCACCTGCTAAATCCTCACGGCGCCCAGTGGATTATTCAgatgaggagagagaggaaTCTGAGTATGAAACTGAAGGTGAGGAAGATGAGAGACCTGTTTCACGTAAAAGGGCTGAAGACACTGAGCCAGAATATGAggatgaggaagatgaagaggaagaacATTATGAAGAAGAGGCACAAGTTAATGATGCATCAGAGGAGGAACAGGAAGAAGAG GAACCAAAGCAGAAGAGCAAGGAGACGAGAGGCAGTGTGAAAAGGAAGGGATTTGAATCGGATGAGGACTCTCCTCCCAGAAAACCAACCACCGCTAAGCGCCGAATGGccgttgtttatgatagtgatgatgaatga